The genomic interval CTACCGATGGCGCGGATGCCTCTGGGGATGTTGTGTTATTCGGGCTCCGGTTCATCGGGCGGCTATCCGCTGCCAGTTGACCTGAGAAGTCTCGAGTTGAAACGCAACATCGAGCTCGCGATTGACAAACAGGGCGTCAGTCCGTGGCAGCGAATACTGCCATCGACCCAACGCCCCGAGGCAGGACTCCGCTTAGCAAATTGCTGAGCAAACGGTCTTACCACGTTAGTCGCGGCGGGTGTCGGTTGTCTGTGCAAAACACGTTTTGCGGACAACGGATCGCTCGTTTGCAACTGCCCTGTCAATGACCTCGCCAGCGGACATTGGCTGAATTTTCCAAGCTCGCTTTGAACACGACCTCGTTTCCCAAACGCTGTCGCATTTCAAAAACACGGCTCCTGAATTCAGCGATCACCGCAAAGCAACGTCGGACTCGGCATTTCCCCGTCCCGCGTGTTCCGACTTTCCCTGCATCTCCGCACGTACGTGCGTCGGATCGCTCAGGAAAGAAAGACTCGCTCGCAGAAACCGAATCATCGATCCGAAGTCACCCGATTTCGGGTCGCGACCATCCCGCGAACTGAATCCGCACCGGTCGAGTTTTTCGGAAGGAACCTGATCATGACTGATAACAGCACTTTGTTGACTGACTACCAAAACTTGACCATCGTCGACTTGGTCCGCGCCGCTCAAACGGGCGATCGAGACGCGTTCGGCGAATTGTTCGATCGCTACCGAGGCGGAATCGTCGCCTTGGCGATGCGTCGTGTCCGAAACGCCGATGAAGCCGAAGAGTTGGCTCAAGACGTTTTCATCCAAGCGATGCAAAAGATCGATCAGTTGCGTGTCCCCGAAGCTTTCGGTGGATGGTTGCGTCGAATCGTTCATCGCATGGCGATCAATCGCGTGACGCGAAACCGTTACGCGGTGGCGTGCGACCCGGAGACCTTGGAAGCCACTTGCTTGGCCAACGGTTCGCCCGACGGCGATGCGGAAGATCGCGAGGAAGCTGCGGCGGTTCGCGACAGCATCGATCGCTTGGGTGCGTTGGATCAACAAACGTTGACCGCGTTCTACTTGCGTGGTCGAACGTTGATCGAAATGAGCAACGAATTCGATGCTCCGATCGGAACGATCAAGCGTCGTTTGCACGTCGCTCGTAAGCGATTGGCAAAGGAAATGGACGTCCTACAAGCCGTCTGAATCTTTACTGCGTGCGGGTCAGCTTGGCCCGCACGCTGTAGGACCAGCGGTAAGTCTTGGACCCTAGAAGCGGCTCGACGGGATGCACGGAGACGAACCCTGCGTCCTGTTCGACCCGCCCGTCCTGGCCAACGCTGAATTCAAAATCGTCGGACAGACGATACCGGGTGCCAAGTGATTGCGGCGTTTCCTTGGACTTGCACGCCCAGTCAAATCGAAAACCACCTTCGATCGGCTCGACACTGACGCTCCAGTGGCTCGTTCCGGCACAGCCGACTCCCAGAACTACATCGCACTGGCCAATGCTTTCGAGCGAAAGTTGCTGCAGGGGTGGAGAACTGGGCCAAGCCTGCTGGCAGTCGCCCGGGACCGACTGCAGTACGGCTGCCGCTGCATCGACGAGGCGATGCACGAATCGGTCATCGCTCCAATCGAATTGCAGCGTCAATCGCCGCGTAAAATCTTGTAGCTGGACGGAGTCCGGTGTCACGACGGAACTCTTGGTTGACGCATTCATTCAGCCGTTACCTT from Stieleria varia carries:
- a CDS encoding RNA polymerase sigma factor, translated to MTDNSTLLTDYQNLTIVDLVRAAQTGDRDAFGELFDRYRGGIVALAMRRVRNADEAEELAQDVFIQAMQKIDQLRVPEAFGGWLRRIVHRMAINRVTRNRYAVACDPETLEATCLANGSPDGDAEDREEAAAVRDSIDRLGALDQQTLTAFYLRGRTLIEMSNEFDAPIGTIKRRLHVARKRLAKEMDVLQAV